In one window of Candidatus Thermoplasmatota archaeon DNA:
- a CDS encoding MarR family transcriptional regulator, with protein MALRSRFLLVAFATLFATASASAAEEAPELVPSTANVTFFFLRVPAITPLDERFTIAPGGERLLTAIVENPLDTEQAVVLEPVVYRVTGKGETLVPDPDRVRATAWPTALTLAPRERVLVQIHVSVSKDLPVGEAIFAGLMSGQPGGASSFMQVVSHGEVVAPAAGGADAHDPLLAALVAGAGLAVAGGAVIGIAARRDPAILTPLLALYSRLKRADVLDQKTRERVHRLVAEQPGIRWADLKRLSGLGTGALLHHLALLERHEFVSGRREGRHRRYYPAGARMPTPEPFPLTPSQARVVAALADGGLTQRALADRLGITQQGASYHLKALERRGYVVVERRGVEWTWSVTEAGAAKGSPAWAEATRPTPQGGCP; from the coding sequence ATGGCCTTGCGCTCGCGCTTCCTGCTCGTTGCCTTCGCCACGCTCTTCGCGACGGCCTCCGCCTCCGCCGCCGAGGAGGCGCCGGAACTCGTCCCGTCAACCGCGAATGTCACGTTTTTCTTTCTCCGCGTGCCCGCCATCACTCCGCTCGACGAGCGGTTCACGATCGCGCCCGGCGGGGAGCGACTCTTGACCGCCATCGTCGAGAATCCGCTCGACACCGAGCAGGCCGTGGTCCTCGAGCCGGTCGTCTACCGGGTCACGGGCAAGGGCGAAACCCTCGTGCCGGATCCGGACCGCGTGCGCGCAACGGCTTGGCCCACCGCCCTCACACTCGCCCCGCGGGAGCGGGTCCTCGTCCAGATCCACGTCTCGGTCTCGAAGGACCTCCCCGTGGGAGAAGCGATTTTCGCCGGCCTCATGAGCGGTCAACCCGGGGGCGCGTCGAGCTTCATGCAGGTGGTGAGCCACGGCGAGGTCGTCGCCCCCGCCGCGGGCGGCGCGGACGCCCACGATCCGCTCCTTGCCGCGCTCGTCGCAGGCGCAGGCCTCGCCGTCGCAGGCGGCGCCGTCATCGGAATTGCCGCGCGCCGCGACCCCGCGATTCTTACGCCCTTGCTCGCCCTCTACTCGCGGCTCAAGCGCGCGGACGTGCTCGACCAAAAGACGCGCGAGCGCGTCCATCGCCTCGTCGCCGAGCAGCCCGGCATCCGCTGGGCCGACCTGAAGCGCCTCTCCGGTCTCGGCACGGGCGCGCTCCTGCATCATCTCGCGCTGCTCGAACGCCACGAGTTCGTCTCCGGCCGCAGGGAAGGACGTCATCGCCGATACTACCCCGCGGGGGCGCGAATGCCCACGCCCGAGCCGTTTCCCCTCACGCCCAGCCAGGCGCGCGTCGTGGCCGCGCTCGCCGACGGGGGCCTGACGCAACGCGCGCTTGCCGACCGGCTTGGCATCACGCAGCAGGGCGCGAGCTACCACCTCAAGGCGCTTGAGCGGCGCGGTTACGTTGTCGTCGAACGCCGCGGCGTCGAGTGGACCTGGAGCGTGACGGAGGCCGGCGCGGCGAAAGGCTCGCCCGCGTGGGCCGAAGCCACGCGTCCGACGCCTCAAGGCGGTTGCCCGTAG
- a CDS encoding aldo/keto reductase — protein sequence MTRSGMIEGRADDAATEAYATSSGAAPAHFRRALGVTLSSIGLGTYLGRDTDEDDARVEAAVAAAYERGVNVFDTAINYRLMRAERSVGRALAKLAKRDPSARSRVFVATKGGFLVHDGESALPARRWYEENLIRTGVLRSGDVAAGCHAMSPRFVEAMLERSRANLGLATLDLYYLHNPETQLEDTPIDVVHDRLRAAFTTLEKAVDDGRVARYGVATWAGFRSRRAEPGHLEVETLVDLATEARRDAGGGGRHHFAAVQAPLNLAMRESLEAETQTVDGKPATLLDACARLGLTAFASASLGQGRFLHLIPKDVELAFPEARTPAQRALQFTRSAPGLACALVGAKAAAHVEDNFALAKVPPADADVVRRLLVPRAEAR from the coding sequence ATGACGCGGAGCGGGATGATCGAGGGCCGGGCCGACGACGCCGCCACCGAGGCCTATGCGACATCGAGCGGCGCGGCGCCCGCGCACTTCCGCCGCGCGCTCGGCGTCACGCTCTCCTCCATCGGGCTCGGGACCTACCTCGGGCGCGACACGGACGAGGACGACGCCCGCGTCGAGGCGGCCGTCGCCGCCGCCTACGAGCGCGGCGTGAACGTGTTCGACACGGCGATCAACTATCGGCTCATGCGCGCCGAGCGCAGCGTCGGCCGCGCGCTCGCGAAGCTTGCGAAACGCGATCCCTCCGCGCGGTCCCGCGTGTTCGTCGCCACGAAGGGCGGCTTCCTCGTGCACGACGGCGAGTCCGCCCTCCCGGCTCGGCGCTGGTACGAGGAGAATCTCATCCGGACCGGCGTCCTGAGGAGCGGAGACGTCGCGGCGGGCTGCCACGCGATGTCGCCTCGCTTCGTCGAGGCGATGCTCGAGCGCAGCCGCGCGAACCTCGGCCTCGCGACCCTCGACCTCTACTATCTCCACAATCCCGAGACGCAGCTCGAGGACACGCCCATCGACGTCGTCCACGACCGGCTGCGCGCCGCGTTCACCACGCTCGAGAAGGCCGTCGACGACGGCCGCGTGGCGCGGTACGGGGTCGCCACGTGGGCCGGGTTCCGCTCCCGCCGCGCCGAGCCGGGTCACCTGGAGGTCGAGACGCTCGTCGACCTCGCGACCGAGGCCCGCCGGGACGCGGGCGGCGGCGGCCGCCACCATTTCGCGGCCGTCCAGGCGCCGCTCAACCTCGCCATGCGCGAGTCCCTCGAGGCCGAGACGCAGACGGTCGACGGGAAGCCCGCGACCCTCCTTGACGCGTGCGCGCGGTTGGGGCTTACGGCATTCGCGAGCGCGAGCCTCGGCCAGGGTCGCTTCCTCCATCTTATCCCGAAGGACGTCGAGCTCGCCTTCCCCGAGGCCCGGACGCCCGCGCAGCGCGCCCTCCAGTTCACGCGCAGCGCGCCGGGGCTCGCGTGCGCCCTCGTGGGCGCGAAGGCCGCCGCTCACGTCGAGGACAATTTCGCGCTCGCGAAGGTCCCCCCCGCGGACGCGGACGTGGTGCGCCGGCTCCTGGTGCCCCGGGCCGAGGCGCGGTGA
- a CDS encoding glucosyl-3-phosphoglycerate synthase: protein MDFYQNGPATLHDLQPERRGHARALVRKHVAARPAALLLPMLYSEMERPALLGIRQGLRKADFLNEIVIALTCENSNEVENVRDFFQDLPAPVTVLWCEGPTVREGMERLAERGFDLRGYSGKGLAVWLGLGAASEDNYAIALHDADIEHYDPKIVHRILLPIVVPEMDFYFAKGYYARLTGERMFGRVVRLFLWPFLDALQTVIPKPSPLLRYMRSFRYPLSGEMAMTSDLARNIRIPTDWGLELGVMGEVYRNATMKRICQVDLGLYSHKHQSVGGGASEGLQRMSMDIASTVFRLLASLEGVTITPETLVTLRVAYRREAQDAIRQYHMDSLANGLVYDRHDEEVVVETLEPLITEAGRGFMTAPSKDQIGEWLRAIAADPESPQRMRGLKAVPVGERAKLLAAARQDTANL, encoded by the coding sequence ATGGACTTCTACCAGAACGGCCCCGCGACGCTGCACGACCTTCAACCGGAGCGTCGCGGCCACGCCCGGGCGCTCGTGCGCAAACATGTGGCCGCTCGCCCCGCGGCCCTCCTCCTGCCGATGCTCTACAGCGAGATGGAGCGGCCGGCGCTCCTCGGGATCCGTCAGGGTCTCCGCAAGGCGGACTTCCTGAACGAGATCGTGATCGCGCTCACGTGCGAGAACTCGAACGAGGTCGAGAACGTCCGCGACTTCTTCCAGGACCTGCCGGCGCCCGTCACCGTGCTCTGGTGCGAAGGCCCGACCGTCCGCGAGGGCATGGAGCGCCTCGCCGAGCGCGGCTTCGACCTGCGCGGCTACAGCGGCAAGGGTCTCGCCGTCTGGCTCGGGCTCGGCGCCGCGAGCGAGGACAACTACGCGATCGCGCTTCACGACGCCGACATCGAGCACTACGATCCCAAGATCGTGCACCGCATCCTCCTTCCGATCGTCGTGCCCGAGATGGACTTCTACTTCGCGAAGGGCTACTACGCCCGGCTCACGGGCGAGCGGATGTTCGGTCGCGTCGTGCGACTCTTCCTCTGGCCGTTCCTCGACGCGCTCCAAACGGTCATCCCGAAACCTTCTCCGCTCCTCCGCTACATGCGGTCGTTCCGCTATCCGCTCTCGGGCGAGATGGCGATGACGAGCGACCTCGCCCGCAACATCCGCATTCCCACCGATTGGGGCCTCGAGCTCGGCGTCATGGGCGAGGTGTACCGCAACGCGACGATGAAGCGCATCTGCCAGGTGGATCTCGGCCTCTACAGCCACAAGCACCAGTCTGTCGGCGGCGGCGCGAGCGAGGGTCTGCAGCGCATGAGCATGGACATCGCCTCGACGGTGTTCCGCCTCCTCGCGAGCCTCGAAGGCGTCACCATCACGCCGGAGACGCTCGTGACCCTGCGCGTGGCCTACCGCCGCGAGGCGCAGGACGCGATCCGCCAGTATCACATGGACAGCCTCGCGAACGGCCTCGTGTACGACCGGCACGACGAGGAGGTCGTGGTGGAGACGCTCGAGCCGCTCATCACCGAGGCCGGCCGCGGCTTCATGACCGCGCCCTCGAAGGACCAGATCGGCGAATGGCTGCGCGCCATCGCGGCCGACCCGGAGTCGCCGCAGCGCATGCGCGGCCTCAAGGCGGTCCCGGTCGGCGAGCGCGCGAAGCTCCTCGCCGCGGCGCGGCAGGACACCGCGAACCTCTGA
- a CDS encoding EVE domain-containing protein has product MPRRYWLAKTEPDVYSIDDLAKAPEGTTFWDGVRNHQARNNLRAMAPGDGLLIYHSNAKPSAIVGAAEVAEAATPDPTQFDPKSDHHDPKSKREDPTWWGVRVRLVERFPRPVTLEDAKASKALSSMVLVKNSRLSVQPVSAAEWRAVIAMARRGP; this is encoded by the coding sequence ATGCCCCGGCGATACTGGCTCGCGAAAACCGAGCCGGACGTGTATTCCATCGACGACCTCGCGAAGGCTCCCGAGGGCACGACGTTCTGGGACGGCGTGCGCAACCACCAGGCCCGGAACAACCTCCGCGCGATGGCCCCCGGAGACGGGCTCCTGATCTACCATTCGAACGCCAAGCCCTCCGCCATCGTCGGCGCGGCCGAGGTCGCGGAAGCCGCGACCCCGGACCCCACCCAGTTCGACCCGAAAAGCGATCATCACGATCCGAAGTCGAAGCGAGAGGACCCGACCTGGTGGGGCGTCCGGGTCAGGCTCGTCGAGCGCTTTCCGAGACCCGTGACGCTCGAGGACGCGAAGGCGTCGAAGGCGCTCTCCTCGATGGTCCTCGTGAAGAACAGCCGGTTGAGCGTGCAGCCCGTCTCGGCCGCCGAATGGCGCGCGGTGATCGCGATGGCTCGACGCGGGCCGTGA
- a CDS encoding ParB N-terminal domain-containing protein: MKSKFALVEIAKLRIHEEIEEDRVRALAEAIARDGLVERAIIADRATLVVIDGHHRHAALTRLGCLRAPVVLVDYMDPAIVVENWRAGEPAPTKEEVLERAARGKPFPPKTTRHPGLYDLTEVRVPLADLR, from the coding sequence ATGAAATCCAAGTTCGCGCTCGTCGAGATCGCGAAGCTTCGCATCCACGAGGAGATCGAGGAGGATCGCGTGCGCGCGCTCGCGGAGGCCATCGCCCGCGACGGCCTTGTCGAGCGCGCGATCATCGCGGACCGCGCCACGCTCGTCGTCATCGACGGGCACCACCGCCACGCCGCCCTCACGCGCCTCGGTTGCCTGCGCGCGCCCGTCGTCCTCGTGGACTACATGGACCCCGCGATCGTCGTCGAGAACTGGCGCGCCGGCGAGCCCGCCCCGACGAAGGAGGAGGTCCTCGAGCGCGCCGCGCGCGGGAAGCCGTTTCCGCCGAAGACGACGCGGCACCCCGGTCTCTACGACCTTACCGAGGTC